The window ACCTTCTTGTCCTGCCTCTCCAACTGCTCGTTGAGAGCTGCCACTGCCATTGCTTCCGCCAGTTGTGCGAGCGCCTCGTCGCGCTGTTTGCGAAGCAGCTTGGTGTCGTCGAAACTCTTGCGGACCTGGGCAGGAACATCCCACAGCTGGGTCGAGAATAGCCCCGCGGCTTCGCTGAGGGCCGTGTAGTCCCGACGTGCCGTGCGCGCCACCCGGTCGCCGCAGACAAACTCGACCCGAACTCCCTGGCGCACCTTCTCGGTCTTGCGCAGCAGAATGGATCCGATCTGTCCCGTAGCACTGACATGGGTTCCACCACATGCCGACAGATCGAAGTCCGCGACCTCGACTATGCGTAGGTCGTCCCGCTCGGCGGGAGGCAGTTTTCGCAGCCCTAGCTTTTCTGCCTCGGCTCGCGAAACAAAACGGATGGTCACAAGGCGATTCTCGAAAATGATCTCGTTGGCGCGCCGCTCAGCTCCCGCGACCTGTTCCGAACTCAAAGACGTCATCTCCAGATCAATCGAACAGTAGTCCTCTCCCATATGGAAAGAAACCGTTTGTGCCTGATAGAGCTCGACGAAAGCCGCAGAGAGGACATGCTGCCCGGAGTGCTGCTGCATGTGGTCGCGGCGTCGCTCAAGGTCAACGCTGCCGTGCAAAGCGGCGCCCGCCACCAGTCCCGCAGGCGCTTCCAGGTAGTGGACAATCCTGCCGTCCTCTGTCTCTGCGACCTCCGCTACTCGTAACCGATCCTTCGAGCCGGTCGTCAACCAACCCGTGTCGTACATCTGCCCGCCGCTCGTGGGATAAAAAGCAGTCTCCCGCAAAATTACGCCATGACGATTCTCGGCACCCGAGGGAGGCAAGACATCTTCGACCACCGATTCAAATTCATGCAGCTGAGGATTGGTGTAGTAGAGACGATTCGTCATGAGTCCCGCCGGCGAGATAAAAAAAGCCAGGCACCGGCGACCCACTGCACACGAAAGAGCCCGTTACCGTTGCTTCCTTCCGGACCTGGCGGGGTTGGCGGGAAAACGTCGCGCGGGACCGATGCCTGACCATTCATTCTAGCAAGGATTTCCTCCGCGACCTCCGTGTCCTCCGTGGTAAACGCTTTTTTTTGCGCGGCAGGTGGCCAATGTTCAGCCGGGCACTCATCCCCGGCAATCGCGAAAATGTGTCATCATTTCAGTCCGGTTATGGAGCGCCAACCCAGTCTCGAACTCTTGGACACCGATGCGGGAACTCCACGCGAAATCGCCGGATCGCTTCGCGATCTCCAGATGTTCAACCAGTGGTTCGGAGGCGTTAGTGCCACTGAGACGATGGTCCGTCGCGCACTTGCCAGAGATCCCCGGCCTACCGCTTCCCTGCTTGAAGTCGCTGGGGGCGCGGGGTTCCTACCCGCGCAAGTGAAGCAGCGGCTTTCACCGCAGACCGACTTAACGATCACGGTTCTCGACCGCGCCCGCACGCACTTGAACGGCAGCGCACGCTCCGTGGCCGGTGACGCCTGCGCGTTGCCGTTCGCCGACAACGCGTTTGATCTCGTCAGCTGTAATCTCTTTGTCCATCACCTTGCGCCCGAGGACGTGCGGCAATTCGCGCGCGAGGCGCTGCGCGTTTGTCGTGTAGCCTTCCTGATTAACGACCTTATCCGCGACCCTCTGCATCTGGCGCTAACCTACGCGGGATTTCCCATCTATCGAAGTCGCATCACGCGGAATGACGCGCCGGCTTCGGTGCGGCAGTCCTACACTCCGCAGGAAATGCGCGATCTGCTGCAACCTTTGAGTCCGCAACCAATTCAAATCTCCAGGCACTATCTCTACCGCATGGGGATTATTACTTGGAAAGCATGAGCCGCGATTATGACTTGATCGTGATCGGTGGCGGCCCGGGTGGAACCTCGGCGGCCATCACCGCTGCGCGATCGGGCAATCGCGTTCTGCTGCTGGAACGCGGGCGCTTCCCCCGCCACAAGGTTTGCGGAGAATTTGTTTCCACCGAGTCGCTTTCCCTGTTGAAGTGGCTGCTGAGTGACTCGCATCAGGATTTATTCCATCGCTCCGTGCCATTGCAGGAGTCCCGGCTTTTCCTGGACGGGCGCACAGTCCGCGTACCCGTCAGCCCGCATGCAGCCAGCATTGCCCGTTACGACCTCGATCTTGCCTTGTGGCATGCAGCGGAACAGGCGGGCGTCACTGCTCTGCAGGAAACCA of the Acidobacteriota bacterium genome contains:
- a CDS encoding alanyl-tRNA editing protein yields the protein MTNRLYYTNPQLHEFESVVEDVLPPSGAENRHGVILRETAFYPTSGGQMYDTGWLTTGSKDRLRVAEVAETEDGRIVHYLEAPAGLVAGAALHGSVDLERRRDHMQQHSGQHVLSAAFVELYQAQTVSFHMGEDYCSIDLEMTSLSSEQVAGAERRANEIIFENRLVTIRFVSRAEAEKLGLRKLPPAERDDLRIVEVADFDLSACGGTHVSATGQIGSILLRKTEKVRQGVRVEFVCGDRVARTARRDYTALSEAAGLFSTQLWDVPAQVRKSFDDTKLLRKQRDEALAQLAEAMAVAALNEQLERQDKKV
- a CDS encoding methyltransferase domain-containing protein, producing the protein MERQPSLELLDTDAGTPREIAGSLRDLQMFNQWFGGVSATETMVRRALARDPRPTASLLEVAGGAGFLPAQVKQRLSPQTDLTITVLDRARTHLNGSARSVAGDACALPFADNAFDLVSCNLFVHHLAPEDVRQFAREALRVCRVAFLINDLIRDPLHLALTYAGFPIYRSRITRNDAPASVRQSYTPQEMRDLLQPLSPQPIQISRHYLYRMGIITWKA